In one window of Gossypium hirsutum isolate 1008001.06 chromosome A01, Gossypium_hirsutum_v2.1, whole genome shotgun sequence DNA:
- the LOC121218410 gene encoding uncharacterized protein — protein sequence MNQWYNENVREGNQTLQPPPPISTSVVPPVAPPPPLTTESGKRSPFEKLRKHGAEEFRGRTDDDPVKAEYWLQSIMRVFKQMACSPDDYLICAVSLLKEEAYNWWETIEAVVPAEKITWEFFQNEFKKKYVGRRYLDKKKREFLDLRQGNKFEEGLNDEIKMMIGGIEIREFVVLSDRAQKLEEVYNKKMQRDRRSKESFKRSASKSFSALPVKKSKEEFSRATSVPERSGKSRPRQSDYKASDRPAVSVGSVQNTQRPKCQHCGRSHPGECRSKLGACYKCGATDHFIHDCPQLQVEEVEQREKQKILPQKGRRSGQSSATGATRLGMKDTASRSEVRAPARTYAIRAREEATAPDVIAGTFYLYDVPV from the exons atgaatcagtggtataatgAGAATGTACGAGAAGGAAATCAGACTCTGCAACCTCCTCCCCCTATCTCAACATCTGTAGtacccccggttgctcctccacctcctctGACAACTGAATCTGGCAAGCGTTCTCCATTTGAAAAgctcagaaaacatggggctgaagaatttcggggaaGAACAGATGATGACCCCGTtaaagctgaatattggttacaAAGTATAATGAGGGTTTTTAAGCAAATGGCGTGCTCACCAGATGATTACTTAATATGTGCCGTGTCAttattgaaagaagaagcttataactGGTGGGAAACAATAGAAGCTGTTGTACCGGCTGAgaagatcacttgggaattttttcaaaatgaatttaagaagaaatatgtcgGTAGAAGATATCTggataagaagaaaagagaatttctcGACTTGCGTCAGGGAAACAA atttgaagaagggcttaATGATGAGATTAAAATGATGATAGGGGGCATTGAGATACGAGAATTTGTTGTTCTATCAGATCGTGCTCAGAAGCTTGAAGaagtatataataaaaagatgCAACGAGATAGAAGAAGTAAAGAATCTTTCAAAAGAAGTGCATCTAAGTCATTTTCGGCTTTACCAGTGAAGAAATCTAAAGAGGAATTCAGTCGAGCCACTTCAGTACCGGAAAGATCAGGAAAAAGTAGGCCAAGACAATCTGATTACAAAGCATCTGACAGACCTGCTGTTAGTGTGGGTAGTGTACAAAATACCCAAAGGCCTAAGTGTCAACATTGTGGAAGAAGTCACCCCGGTGAATGTAGAAGTAAGTtaggggcttgttataaatgtggggccaCTGATCACTTTATTCATGATTGTCCCCAATTACAAGTAGAAGAAGTGGAACAGAGGGAGAAACAGAAAATTCTTCCTCAAAAAGGAAGACGCTCTGGTCAAAGCAGTGCTACAGGGGCTACTCGTTTGGGTATGAAAGATACTGCTAGCCGATCAGAAGTTAGGGCTCCTGCTCGTACTTATGCCATTCGAGCGAGAGAAGAAGCAACAGCTCCAgatgtaattgctggtactttctatctttatgatgttccTGTGTAA